The following are encoded together in the Pseudomonas xantholysinigenes genome:
- a CDS encoding DUF1652 domain-containing protein, producing MSLIGVSMLEMRQMIEQACLPDRCEVSCPDGEHLTILLGQGQSLDACLTVTGVPLASLNSCRDLVDLVTQLKAQRQGPAQSLKAIA from the coding sequence ATGTCGTTGATAGGCGTTTCGATGCTTGAAATGCGGCAGATGATCGAACAGGCATGCCTGCCCGATCGTTGCGAGGTGAGCTGTCCGGATGGCGAACACCTCACTATTCTGCTCGGCCAGGGCCAGAGCCTGGACGCGTGCCTGACCGTCACCGGGGTGCCGTTGGCCAGCCTCAACAGCTGTCGCGACCTGGTCGACCTGGTGACGCAACTCAAGGCGCAGCGCCAAGGCCCGGCGCAATCGCTCAAGGCTATTGCCTGA
- a CDS encoding DNA-3-methyladenine glycosylase family protein gives MSPLTRLHAVRRSLSPGGQHLLWLRYQPPYHWPSTLAFLTARCIPGIETCSDGVYRRSFVCAGRHGVLEARPGACLQVRLLGVDPRQVPGLIARLRRVFDLDAQPARIAAALSADALMARLLAARPGLRVPKGWEPCEQAMRTVLGQQVSVAGAMTLAARLVARHGPPLRVDAPLLSRVFPAVETLATAELEGLGMPRARAATLSTLARALCDRPSLLQRGQALDEAVERLCLLKGIGPWSAQYLALRQLGDGDALPLGDIALIKALRLHEGPQAQLAERAQAWRPWRAYAAQHLWASLADFSGPDALPAG, from the coding sequence ATGAGCCCACTTACCCGTTTGCACGCCGTCAGACGTAGCCTGAGCCCGGGAGGCCAGCATCTGCTCTGGCTGCGCTACCAGCCGCCTTATCACTGGCCATCGACTCTGGCGTTCCTGACTGCGCGCTGCATCCCCGGTATCGAGACATGCAGCGATGGCGTGTACCGACGCAGCTTCGTCTGCGCGGGGCGGCATGGCGTGCTCGAGGCCAGGCCAGGTGCCTGCCTGCAGGTGCGCTTGCTCGGGGTCGACCCGCGCCAGGTGCCGGGGCTGATCGCACGCTTGCGCCGGGTGTTCGACCTGGATGCGCAACCGGCGCGGATAGCCGCCGCGCTGTCAGCCGATGCGCTGATGGCCCGGTTGCTCGCCGCGCGTCCGGGCCTGCGGGTGCCCAAGGGATGGGAGCCTTGCGAGCAGGCGATGCGCACGGTACTGGGGCAACAAGTGAGCGTGGCCGGTGCCATGACCTTGGCTGCACGCCTGGTGGCCAGGCATGGGCCGCCGCTGCGCGTGGATGCGCCGTTGCTGAGCCGTGTGTTTCCTGCTGTCGAGACATTGGCGACGGCTGAACTGGAAGGGTTGGGCATGCCGCGGGCGCGCGCCGCAACCTTGTCGACCCTGGCCAGGGCATTGTGTGATCGACCCAGCTTGCTGCAGCGCGGGCAAGCGCTCGACGAGGCTGTCGAACGGCTTTGCCTGCTCAAGGGCATTGGCCCTTGGAGCGCGCAGTATCTGGCCTTGCGCCAACTGGGCGATGGCGATGCGTTGCCCTTGGGGGATATTGCCCTGATCAAGGCCTTGCGCTTGCACGAAGGCCCCCAGGCGCAGCTGGCCGAACGCGCTCAGGCCTGGCGCCCGTGGCGGGCCTATGCGGCACAGCACTTGTGGGCCTCCCTGGCTGATTTCAGCGGGCCTGATGCGCTTCCAGCGGGCTGA
- a CDS encoding LysR substrate-binding domain-containing protein, with amino-acid sequence MASYTLRQLKYFVTTVEAGSVAEASRQLYIAQPSISTAIKSLEESFGVQLFIRHHAQGVSLTPGGKRFYAKTRALLQMAHEFEQNALADNDTVAGQIDIGCFETVAPLYLPRLIAGFRERYPGVDIRLRDGEQQDLIQGLTAGTFDLAFLYDHDLDGTIETEPLMPPQKPYVLLPEKHRYAGQAQVSLRDLCPEPMILLDVAPSRTYFVSLFNDLGLTPNIVFSSPSIEMVRGMVGQGFGFSLLVTRPHSEFTYDGQRLVTLDIAEPVALSGLAAAHLKRMQLTKPAQLFVEFCREQLANL; translated from the coding sequence GTGGCTTCCTACACCTTGCGTCAACTCAAGTATTTCGTCACCACCGTGGAGGCAGGCAGTGTCGCCGAAGCCTCCCGCCAGTTGTATATCGCGCAACCTTCGATTTCCACGGCGATCAAGAGCCTGGAGGAAAGCTTTGGCGTGCAGCTGTTCATCCGCCACCATGCCCAGGGCGTCTCGCTGACCCCAGGCGGCAAGCGCTTCTATGCCAAGACCCGGGCCTTGCTGCAGATGGCCCATGAGTTCGAGCAGAACGCCTTGGCCGACAATGACACGGTCGCGGGGCAGATCGACATCGGCTGCTTCGAGACCGTGGCGCCGCTGTACCTGCCGCGCTTGATCGCGGGCTTTCGCGAGCGCTATCCCGGCGTGGACATCCGCCTGCGCGATGGCGAGCAGCAGGATCTGATCCAGGGGCTGACCGCCGGTACCTTCGACCTGGCCTTCCTTTATGACCACGACCTCGACGGCACCATCGAAACCGAACCCCTGATGCCGCCGCAGAAACCCTACGTGCTGTTGCCGGAGAAGCACCGCTATGCCGGTCAGGCTCAGGTGTCGCTGCGCGACCTGTGTCCGGAGCCGATGATCCTGCTCGACGTGGCGCCCAGCCGCACCTACTTCGTCAGCCTGTTCAACGACCTGGGGTTGACGCCGAACATCGTCTTCAGCTCGCCGTCGATCGAGATGGTGCGTGGCATGGTGGGGCAGGGCTTCGGTTTTTCGCTGTTGGTTACCCGACCGCACTCCGAATTCACCTATGACGGGCAACGCCTGGTGACCCTCGATATCGCCGAGCCGGTGGCCCTGTCGGGGTTGGCCGCCGCGCACTTGAAACGGATGCAACTGACCAAGCCCGCGCAGTTGTTCGTCGAGTTCTGCCGGGAACAACTGGCCAACCTATGA